In a single window of the Xylanimonas protaetiae genome:
- a CDS encoding IS110 family transposase, giving the protein MVGYDDIAVFIGLDVGKGEHHAVALDKAGERLFDKPLPNSEARLRALLEPLMDRGRVLLVVDQPATIGALPVAVAQAQGVTVGYLPGLTMRRVADLHPGEAKTDARDALIIAETARTMPHTLRSVDLGDEQVAELTMLCGFDDDLTGEITRVTNRIRGLLTQIHPALERAVGPHLDHPAMVDLLARWGTPAALQKAGKRQVADRLRKRAPRAGARWAETVFTALGEQTVVVAGTDAAGAVIPRLAKQLELLRAQRDDVAEQVEALVEAHPLSPVLTSMPAVGVRTAARLLTEVVGKTFPTAGHLAAYAGLAPVTWRSGSSIRGEHTSRRGNKILKRALFLSAFAALRDPRSRAYYDRKRAQGKTHTQALLALARRRCDVLFAMLRDGAFYDPPTATRPAAA; this is encoded by the coding sequence ATCGTTGGGTACGACGACATCGCGGTCTTCATTGGCCTGGACGTCGGCAAGGGTGAGCACCACGCCGTCGCCCTCGACAAGGCGGGCGAGAGGCTGTTCGACAAGCCGCTGCCGAACTCCGAGGCGAGGCTGCGGGCGCTGCTCGAGCCGCTCATGGACCGCGGCCGGGTCCTCCTCGTGGTGGACCAGCCGGCCACGATCGGCGCGCTGCCCGTCGCGGTCGCCCAAGCCCAGGGTGTGACCGTCGGCTACCTGCCGGGCCTGACGATGAGGCGTGTGGCGGACCTGCACCCCGGAGAGGCGAAGACCGACGCCCGCGACGCGCTGATCATCGCGGAGACGGCCCGCACGATGCCGCACACTCTGCGCAGCGTCGACCTCGGCGACGAGCAGGTCGCCGAGCTGACGATGCTGTGCGGCTTCGACGACGACCTGACCGGCGAGATCACGAGAGTGACCAACCGGATCCGCGGGCTGCTCACCCAGATCCACCCCGCCCTCGAACGAGCGGTCGGCCCGCACCTGGACCACCCCGCGATGGTCGACCTCCTGGCCCGCTGGGGCACACCCGCCGCGCTCCAGAAGGCCGGCAAGAGGCAGGTCGCCGACCGTCTGCGCAAGCGCGCCCCCAGGGCTGGGGCGCGGTGGGCCGAGACGGTCTTCACCGCCCTGGGCGAGCAGACCGTCGTCGTGGCGGGCACGGACGCGGCCGGGGCCGTCATCCCCCGCCTGGCCAAGCAGCTCGAGCTGCTGCGCGCACAACGTGACGACGTCGCCGAACAGGTCGAGGCCCTCGTGGAGGCCCACCCTCTTTCCCCAGTCCTGACCTCGATGCCAGCAGTCGGAGTCAGGACAGCGGCCCGCTTGCTGACCGAGGTCGTCGGCAAGACCTTCCCCACCGCCGGGCACCTGGCCGCCTACGCCGGCCTTGCCCCCGTGACCTGGCGCTCTGGGTCATCGATCCGCGGCGAGCACACCTCCCGGCGCGGCAACAAGATCCTCAAACGCGCCCTGTTCCTCTCCGCCTTCGCCGCCCTCCGCGACCCCAGGTCCCGGGCCTACTACGACCGCAAACGCGCCCAAGGCAAGACCCACACCCAAGCCCTACTCGCCCTCGCCCGCCGACGCTGCGACGTCCTGTTCGCCATGCTCCGCGACGGCGCCTTCTACGACCCGCCCACAGCCACCCGACCCGCCGCCGCTTGA
- a CDS encoding MATE family efflux transporter, with translation MQNLTVGPPTRLILRFTVPLLIGNLFQHLYGFTDAAVVGRLLGWEALAAVGASGSLMFLLMGFSWGASAGLAIPVARAFGAGDDAGVRRAVSAGAYISAAIGAVVTVAGVVFARDLLRLLGTPPELIDMSATYLAITFAGAGVTVAYNFLASTIRALGDPTTPLYFLITSSLLNAVLVVLFVGGFGWGVAGAAAATIIAQGAAVAACLVLVRLRMPALHLTRGDWAAGRRALGEPARAGLPMGLQTSVIAIGGVVLQVAVNGLGATAVGAFTAAMRVDTLAVAPLGSFGVAMVTFVAQNRGAMQWRRIRLAAFRISVVATGVAVVLGLVLVVFAESIIGVFVGPDQHEVVAKARTYIVINGALYWVLALLFVLRNVVQAMGMSTVPTIAGALELVMRAAAGLVLVRYLGFAGAAWAAPLAWIGALVPVAFAWWRQRRLLLDRERLDDLPAGAAADAAT, from the coding sequence GTGCAGAACCTCACCGTCGGCCCACCCACCCGACTCATCCTCCGCTTCACCGTCCCCCTGCTGATCGGCAACCTCTTCCAGCACCTCTACGGGTTCACCGACGCCGCCGTTGTCGGCCGCCTCCTCGGCTGGGAAGCGCTCGCAGCCGTGGGCGCCTCGGGCAGCCTGATGTTCTTGCTCATGGGCTTCTCCTGGGGGGCGTCGGCCGGCCTCGCGATCCCCGTGGCGCGGGCGTTCGGGGCGGGCGACGATGCCGGTGTGCGCCGCGCGGTGTCCGCCGGCGCCTACATCTCGGCCGCCATCGGCGCGGTGGTCACCGTCGCTGGCGTCGTCTTCGCCCGCGACCTGCTGCGTCTGCTCGGCACGCCGCCCGAGCTCATCGATATGTCCGCGACTTACCTGGCGATCACGTTCGCGGGCGCGGGGGTGACCGTGGCGTACAACTTCCTGGCCTCGACCATCCGTGCGCTCGGCGACCCGACGACGCCGCTGTACTTCCTGATCACGTCCTCGCTGCTCAATGCGGTTCTCGTCGTGCTGTTCGTCGGCGGGTTCGGATGGGGCGTCGCGGGCGCTGCGGCGGCGACCATCATCGCCCAGGGAGCCGCCGTCGCCGCGTGCTTGGTGCTGGTCCGACTCCGGATGCCCGCGCTGCACCTGACGCGCGGCGACTGGGCCGCGGGCCGGCGGGCCCTCGGGGAGCCGGCCCGTGCTGGCCTGCCCATGGGTCTGCAGACGTCCGTCATCGCCATCGGCGGCGTCGTGCTGCAGGTCGCGGTCAACGGGCTGGGCGCGACCGCCGTCGGAGCCTTCACCGCGGCCATGCGCGTGGACACTCTCGCCGTCGCCCCGCTCGGCTCGTTCGGCGTCGCGATGGTCACCTTCGTGGCGCAGAACCGCGGGGCGATGCAGTGGCGGCGCATCCGGCTGGCAGCCTTCCGGATCAGCGTCGTCGCGACGGGTGTCGCCGTCGTGCTCGGGCTCGTGCTGGTCGTGTTCGCAGAGTCGATCATCGGCGTGTTCGTCGGCCCGGACCAGCACGAGGTCGTTGCGAAGGCGCGGACCTACATCGTCATCAACGGGGCCCTGTACTGGGTGCTCGCGCTGCTGTTTGTGCTGCGCAACGTCGTCCAGGCGATGGGGATGTCGACTGTGCCGACCATCGCGGGCGCCCTGGAACTCGTCATGCGTGCCGCCGCGGGACTGGTGCTGGTCCGCTACCTCGGCTTCGCTGGCGCGGCCTGGGCCGCACCCCTCGCGTGGATCGGCGCACTGGTGCCGGTGGCGTTCGCCTGGTGGCGTCAGCGCAGGCTGTTGTTGGACCGCGAGCGGCTCGACGACCTTCCCGCAGGGGCGGCGGCTGACGCGGCGACCTGA
- a CDS encoding DUF202 domain-containing protein — protein sequence MTPADPDRTLYDVGLQPERTALAWRRTGLALTVAGFAALRALPDAFGPWALIPATAGLVASLTVVLAQHRYRVTHRTLTRGDAGHATQISGLIPVLVATLVTGGGVAELALVVANWAP from the coding sequence ATGACACCCGCCGACCCCGACCGCACGCTGTACGACGTCGGGCTCCAGCCCGAACGCACCGCCCTCGCCTGGCGGCGCACCGGACTCGCCCTCACCGTCGCCGGGTTCGCCGCACTCCGGGCGCTGCCCGACGCCTTCGGACCCTGGGCACTGATCCCAGCGACCGCCGGACTCGTCGCTTCGCTGACCGTCGTGCTCGCGCAGCATCGCTACCGCGTCACTCACCGGACCCTCACCCGCGGCGACGCCGGACACGCGACCCAGATCTCCGGCCTGATCCCGGTGCTCGTCGCCACCCTCGTCACCGGCGGTGGAGTCGCCGAGCTCGCCCTCGTAGTCGCTAACTGGGCGCCCTGA
- a CDS encoding YidH family protein: MTDQPPEPRHRRFPRTVYRPGTEPDARFSLANERTFLAWIRTALALLVGGVALKAADLGLHPGLRLAASLVLLVAGLLAPAHAAIGWARTECALRRATSLPSAALALTAATVIGVVGVLLLLGSLLA; the protein is encoded by the coding sequence ATGACCGACCAGCCTCCCGAACCCCGACACCGGCGCTTCCCCCGGACCGTCTACCGTCCTGGCACCGAGCCGGACGCCCGCTTCTCGCTCGCCAACGAGCGCACCTTCCTCGCCTGGATCCGCACCGCCCTCGCCCTGCTCGTCGGTGGCGTCGCGCTCAAGGCCGCCGACCTCGGCCTCCACCCCGGGCTCCGGCTCGCGGCCTCGCTCGTCCTGCTCGTCGCGGGGCTCCTGGCACCCGCGCACGCCGCCATCGGCTGGGCACGCACCGAATGCGCCCTGCGACGCGCCACCTCTCTGCCCTCCGCCGCGCTCGCCCTGACTGCGGCCACCGTCATCGGCGTCGTCGGCGTGCTCCTGCTACTGGGCTCCCTGCTGGCATGA
- a CDS encoding radical SAM/SPASM domain-containing protein: protein MSVSPPARLRHIPFAVVAKPTGAACNLDCTYCFFLSKELLYDATGPISEAQWMSEAGLETYLANLLASHPDGPVDIAWQGGEPTLHGLPFFRRAVELAERLRRPRQEVQHAIQTNGTLRGDAWGEFLAEHRFLVGLSVDGPARLHDACRVSKAGRGTHHRSCAGGRRCCDGTTSRPPSCARSTPPTRTTRRRSTGTCATTSAPGTCSPSPSSNASLPRRFLWPSRGGAQHARSPRGAVPTARRPGHVPQRRPHRLRRLPRRDLRRVVGPDVGEVFVQDCDVALGDLFGRYSLCVRTPQRGTATAVEHNGNVYACDHYVEPDYLLGNVATDRLADLVLSPAQRRFGHAKSAALPGQCRACPVRWACHGGCPKDRFDTTPDGEPGFNYLCAVYHRFFTHAQPTLERIGRLLRSGRPASDIMSTHQTGSTT, encoded by the coding sequence ATGTCCGTGTCCCCTCCAGCCCGCCTGCGCCACATCCCGTTCGCGGTGGTGGCGAAGCCGACCGGTGCCGCGTGCAACCTGGACTGCACCTACTGCTTCTTCCTGTCCAAGGAGCTGCTGTATGACGCCACCGGGCCAATCAGCGAGGCGCAGTGGATGAGCGAAGCGGGGCTGGAGACGTACCTGGCCAACCTGCTCGCCTCCCACCCCGACGGGCCGGTCGACATCGCGTGGCAGGGCGGGGAGCCGACGCTGCACGGGCTGCCGTTCTTCCGCCGCGCTGTCGAGCTCGCCGAGCGGCTGCGCCGCCCGCGCCAGGAGGTGCAGCACGCGATCCAGACCAACGGCACGCTGCGCGGCGACGCCTGGGGCGAGTTCCTGGCCGAGCACCGGTTCCTCGTCGGCCTGTCGGTCGACGGCCCGGCCCGTCTGCACGATGCGTGCCGCGTCAGCAAGGCGGGCCGCGGGACGCACCACAGGTCGTGCGCGGGTGGGAGGAGGTGCTGCGACGGCACGACGTCGAGACCACCATCCTGTGCACGGTCAACGCCGCCAACCAGGACCACCCGCAGGAGGTCTACCGGCACCTGCGCGACGACCTCGGCGCCCGGTACCTGCAGTCCGTCCCCGTCGTCGAACGCGTCCCTGCCGAGGCGTTTCCTCTGGCCGAGCAGGGGTGGCGCCCAGCACGCAAGGTCCCCGCGCGGTGCTGTACCAACAGCACGGCGACCGGGTCACGTCCCGCAGCGTCGACCCCATCGCCTACGGCGACTTCCTCGTCGCGATCTTCGACGAGTGGTCGGCCCCGACGTCGGGGAGGTGTTCGTGCAGGACTGCGACGTCGCCCTCGGGGACCTGTTCGGCCGCTACTCGCTGTGCGTGCGCACCCCGCAACGCGGGACCGCGACGGCCGTCGAGCACAACGGCAACGTCTACGCGTGCGACCACTACGTCGAACCCGACTACCTGCTCGGGAACGTCGCCACCGACCGCCTCGCCGACCTGGTGCTCAGCCCCGCCCAGCGCCGGTTCGGCCACGCCAAGTCCGCGGCGCTGCCCGGCCAATGCCGGGCCTGCCCCGTGCGCTGGGCCTGCCACGGCGGGTGCCCCAAAGACCGGTTCGACACTACCCCCGACGGCGAGCCAGGCTTCAACTACCTCTGCGCGGTCTACCACCGCTTCTTCACCCACGCCCAACCCACCCTCGAGAGGATCGGCCGGCTCCTGCGCTCCGGGCGACCGGCGTCGGACATCATGAGCACCCACCAGACCGGCTCGACGACATGA
- a CDS encoding amidase, protein MTDTTSPLDAGPLSTVEGCAAALADGSVTAVGLVRRGLDRIERFDGPDGLSAVITVSPTALNEARAADERRARGEARGLLDGVTFTVKDNIEVAGMPCTHGTALFADWVPEHDAPVVARLRAAGMVMLAKVSLDDFAGASMGKSSIRGWMRNPHDPARTVGGSSGGSAVAVAAGYAPLSLGTDTGGSLRIPAALCGVGTLRPTNGELPLDGIFPRSPSQDVVGPMALTAEGLAMSFAALSGSAVPPAAAPPDLSGLRLGVVESGLAVDGDDPDGPVLRRFHKLVEALRSAGVGIVALEAPRDDLEATSIIAMEARTAIDAYLARPGMPVGSFEELLDSGPMTEYVRIGLEWERVPLPDADALARRRGCRHELREKTQALMAAHGLDAILYPTVQQVATWIGEVQHGAHTRWSEHTGMPVVVVPMGVVDTGEGRCAADLLGFHGRDTELLDVARAVERVAATLPGRI, encoded by the coding sequence ATGACTGACACCACCAGCCCGCTGGACGCCGGACCCCTGTCCACCGTGGAGGGCTGCGCGGCGGCGCTCGCCGACGGCAGCGTCACGGCGGTCGGCCTGGTCCGGCGGGGCCTCGACCGCATCGAGCGATTCGATGGGCCCGACGGCCTGAGCGCCGTCATCACCGTCTCGCCCACCGCCCTCAACGAGGCCCGCGCGGCCGACGAGCGTCGCGCGCGGGGCGAGGCGAGGGGTCTGCTCGACGGTGTGACCTTCACCGTGAAGGACAACATCGAGGTCGCGGGCATGCCCTGCACCCACGGGACGGCGTTGTTCGCCGACTGGGTCCCCGAGCACGACGCTCCGGTCGTGGCGCGGCTGCGCGCGGCCGGCATGGTGATGCTCGCCAAGGTGTCGCTCGACGACTTCGCCGGCGCGAGCATGGGCAAGTCGTCGATCCGCGGCTGGATGCGCAACCCGCACGACCCCGCCCGTACTGTGGGCGGGTCGTCGGGCGGGTCGGCCGTCGCCGTCGCGGCGGGCTACGCTCCGCTGTCGCTCGGCACCGACACGGGCGGGTCGCTGCGCATCCCCGCTGCCCTGTGCGGGGTCGGCACGCTGCGGCCCACCAACGGGGAGCTCCCGCTCGACGGGATCTTCCCGCGGTCCCCGTCGCAGGACGTCGTCGGGCCGATGGCGCTGACGGCTGAGGGGCTCGCGATGTCGTTCGCGGCCCTGTCAGGATCTGCGGTGCCCCCGGCCGCCGCGCCGCCCGACCTGAGCGGCCTGCGGCTCGGCGTCGTTGAGAGCGGCCTCGCCGTCGACGGGGACGACCCCGACGGCCCTGTGCTGCGCCGCTTCCACAAACTCGTCGAGGCGCTGCGTTCCGCCGGTGTCGGCATCGTCGCGCTCGAAGCCCCGCGCGACGACCTCGAGGCGACGTCGATCATCGCCATGGAGGCTAGGACCGCCATCGACGCGTACCTGGCCCGCCCGGGCATGCCCGTCGGCAGCTTCGAGGAGCTGCTCGACTCCGGTCCCATGACCGAATACGTCCGCATCGGGCTCGAGTGGGAGCGTGTCCCGCTGCCCGACGCCGATGCCCTCGCCCGACGACGCGGATGTCGTCACGAGCTCCGGGAGAAGACCCAGGCGCTCATGGCGGCCCACGGGCTGGACGCCATCCTGTACCCGACCGTCCAGCAGGTGGCCACGTGGATCGGCGAGGTCCAGCACGGGGCGCACACCCGCTGGTCGGAGCACACCGGGATGCCCGTCGTCGTCGTGCCGATGGGCGTCGTCGACACCGGCGAGGGGCGGTGCGCCGCCGACCTGCTCGGGTTCCACGGCCGTGACACGGAGCTGCTCGATGTCGCCCGCGCCGTCGAGCGCGTCGCCGCGACGCTGCCCGGACGCATCTGA
- a CDS encoding sulfatase-like hydrolase/transferase, which translates to MRAIMLMFDTLNRRYLPLDGSTEVNAPHFERLARETVTFDTCYAGSMPCMPARREIHTGRYNFLHRSWGPLRPFDDSVPEILSKAGVYTHLVTDHYHSVRPAGRPGADAASGQP; encoded by the coding sequence GTGCGCGCGATCATGCTGATGTTCGACACCCTCAACCGGCGGTACCTCCCGCTCGATGGGTCGACCGAGGTCAACGCGCCCCACTTCGAGCGCCTCGCGCGCGAGACTGTCACGTTCGACACCTGCTACGCGGGGTCGATGCCCTGCATGCCCGCCCGGCGTGAGATCCACACGGGCAGGTACAACTTCCTGCACCGCTCCTGGGGTCCTCTCAGGCCGTTCGACGACTCGGTGCCGGAGATCCTCTCGAAGGCGGGCGTCTACACCCACCTGGTGACCGACCACTACCACTCTGTTCGACCTGCAGGAAGACCCGGGGCAGACGCAGCCTCTGGTCAACCGTGA
- a CDS encoding amidase — MLEPGAALDDGPLSSLEGCVAALADGRVTSQDLVRRGLDRIERFDGPDGLNAVIAVAPDPLAEARAADERRARGQARGPLDGVPFTVKDCIEARGMPTTHGSRLFEHWVPSQDAPVVARLREAGMVALAKVSLDDFAAACWGESSILGPMRNPYDPARTVGGSSGGAAVTVAAGYAPLSLGTDTGGSLRIPAALCGVATLRPSTGVLPLDGVFPRSPSQDTVGPMASSVAGLAMAFDALRDLPVRSAPSSAPVPTGLRLGIVEGGLAIWGDDPEGPVLRRFRELVDALRASGVDVGQVPAPPRELLDASVAINAEARQAVDAYLARGGMPTRDFDDLLASGAMTENALLTFTRHAAVEPDEAATAQVYERRRELRDATHALLLDQRLDAVMYPSVQRVPTWLGQEQAGVFTRWSEHTGFPAVAVPMGMVDTGEGPCSTELLGLGGDDDRLLDVARAVEAVAQTLSRTTR; from the coding sequence ATGCTTGAGCCGGGCGCCGCCCTCGACGACGGGCCGCTCTCCAGCCTCGAAGGATGCGTTGCCGCACTGGCCGACGGGCGTGTCACCTCGCAGGATCTCGTCCGTCGTGGCCTCGACCGCATCGAGCGGTTCGACGGCCCGGACGGCCTGAACGCCGTCATCGCCGTGGCGCCCGACCCGCTGGCGGAGGCTCGCGCTGCGGACGAGCGGCGCGCCCGCGGGCAGGCACGGGGCCCGCTCGACGGCGTGCCGTTCACCGTCAAGGACTGCATCGAGGCGCGGGGGATGCCCACCACCCACGGTTCGAGGCTGTTCGAGCACTGGGTGCCGAGCCAGGACGCGCCCGTGGTGGCACGCCTGCGTGAGGCCGGGATGGTGGCGCTCGCAAAGGTGTCGCTGGACGACTTCGCTGCCGCCTGCTGGGGTGAGTCCTCGATCCTCGGGCCGATGCGCAACCCCTACGACCCGGCCCGCACGGTGGGCGGGTCGTCCGGCGGGGCTGCGGTCACCGTGGCGGCCGGGTACGCCCCCCTGTCTCTCGGCACCGACACAGGGGGGTCGCTGCGCATCCCCGCAGCGTTGTGCGGGGTGGCGACACTGCGTCCCAGCACCGGGGTGCTTCCCCTGGACGGGGTGTTCCCGCGGTCGCCCTCGCAGGACACCGTCGGCCCGATGGCGTCGAGCGTCGCGGGCCTGGCGATGGCCTTCGACGCTCTGCGGGACCTGCCCGTGCGGTCCGCGCCGTCGTCGGCGCCGGTGCCGACCGGCCTGCGGCTCGGGATCGTCGAGGGCGGCCTGGCGATCTGGGGAGACGACCCGGAGGGGCCGGTCCTGCGTCGCTTCCGCGAGCTGGTCGACGCGCTGCGCGCCAGCGGGGTCGACGTCGGCCAGGTCCCGGCGCCGCCGCGCGAGCTGCTCGACGCCTCCGTGGCGATCAACGCCGAGGCGCGTCAGGCGGTCGACGCCTACCTGGCGCGCGGGGGCATGCCCACCCGTGACTTCGACGACCTGCTCGCCTCGGGCGCCATGACCGAGAACGCGCTGCTCACCTTCACGCGGCACGCGGCGGTCGAGCCCGACGAGGCTGCGACGGCTCAGGTGTACGAGCGTCGTCGTGAGCTGCGGGATGCCACGCATGCCCTGCTGCTCGACCAGCGCCTCGACGCCGTGATGTACCCCAGTGTGCAGCGTGTGCCGACCTGGCTCGGCCAGGAGCAGGCGGGCGTGTTCACCCGCTGGTCGGAGCACACCGGCTTTCCCGCCGTCGCCGTCCCCATGGGGATGGTCGACACGGGCGAAGGGCCCTGCTCGACCGAGTTGCTGGGGTTGGGCGGCGACGACGACCGGCTTCTCGACGTCGCCCGGGCCGTGGAGGCCGTCGCCCAGACTCTCTCAAGAACGACGAGGTAA
- the gtfA gene encoding sucrose phosphorylase, giving the protein MTGVDILVYADRIGGDLRALRELLTTELVGFAGVHILPFFTPFDGDDAGFDPTDHTVVDSRLGTWADVRALADDGFEVTADLIVNHVSADSPEFRDWLAQGAHSEHEGMFLTFDRVFGGHATEAGITAFYRPRPGLPFTAYQQADGTRRLVWTTFMPSQVDLDVQHPAGEAYLRRVIRTLADGGVRTVRIDAVGYAIKTVGTDSFMTDETLEYVRHLAALCHEAGMRVLVEVHAHYTQQQRIAPLVDLVYDFALPALLLHSLVARTSDRLARWLDIRPANAITVLDTHDGIGIIDAGPVTTGGRELPGLIDHAEMAAVFAAASAATDGESDRASVIPAWCDLPHQINATFYSALGRDDDAYLLCRAVQLFVPGEPQIYYVGLLAGVDDVDLWRSTGQGRDINRHRYTHAEVVEALDRPVVRALRGLVRLRSRHPAFGGEFSWRQTGTAGLELDWVNGDAGAVLTVDLAERHVEIVLRDADGQRRLTGVEEIIDA; this is encoded by the coding sequence GTGACCGGCGTCGACATCCTGGTCTACGCCGACCGGATCGGCGGGGACCTGCGCGCGCTGCGCGAGCTGCTGACCACCGAGCTCGTCGGCTTCGCCGGGGTCCACATCCTGCCGTTCTTCACGCCGTTCGACGGCGACGACGCCGGGTTCGACCCCACCGACCACACGGTGGTCGACTCCCGCCTGGGCACCTGGGCCGACGTGCGGGCGCTCGCGGACGACGGGTTCGAGGTCACGGCCGACCTCATCGTCAACCACGTCTCGGCCGACTCGCCCGAGTTCCGCGACTGGCTCGCCCAGGGAGCGCACTCGGAGCACGAGGGCATGTTCCTCACGTTCGACCGGGTGTTCGGCGGGCACGCGACAGAGGCCGGGATCACTGCGTTCTACCGCCCGCGGCCGGGCCTGCCGTTTACCGCGTACCAGCAGGCCGACGGGACGCGCCGCCTCGTGTGGACGACGTTCATGCCGTCCCAGGTCGACCTCGACGTCCAGCACCCCGCCGGGGAGGCGTACCTGCGGCGCGTGATCCGCACGCTCGCCGACGGCGGTGTGCGCACCGTGCGCATCGACGCCGTCGGGTACGCGATCAAGACCGTCGGCACGGACTCCTTCATGACCGACGAGACGCTCGAGTACGTCCGCCACCTGGCTGCGCTGTGCCACGAGGCGGGAATGCGCGTCCTGGTCGAGGTGCACGCGCACTACACCCAGCAGCAGCGCATCGCACCGCTGGTCGACCTGGTCTACGACTTCGCGCTGCCCGCCCTGCTGCTGCACTCGCTCGTGGCGCGGACTTCGGACCGGCTCGCGCGCTGGCTCGACATCCGGCCGGCCAACGCGATCACCGTGCTCGACACGCACGACGGCATCGGGATCATCGACGCCGGCCCCGTCACGACGGGCGGGCGGGAGCTACCAGGCCTGATCGACCACGCCGAGATGGCGGCGGTCTTCGCCGCCGCGAGTGCGGCGACCGACGGGGAGTCCGACCGGGCATCGGTCATCCCGGCGTGGTGCGACCTGCCGCACCAGATCAACGCGACCTTCTACTCAGCGCTCGGGCGCGACGACGACGCCTACCTGCTGTGCCGGGCGGTCCAGCTCTTCGTGCCCGGCGAGCCACAGATCTACTACGTGGGCCTGCTCGCGGGCGTCGACGACGTCGACCTGTGGCGTTCGACCGGCCAGGGGCGCGACATCAACCGCCACCGGTATACGCACGCCGAGGTGGTCGAGGCGCTCGACCGGCCCGTGGTGCGCGCGCTGCGTGGGCTGGTGCGGCTCCGGTCGCGGCACCCGGCCTTCGGCGGCGAGTTCTCGTGGCGTCAGACGGGAACCGCAGGCCTGGAGCTCGACTGGGTGAACGGCGACGCCGGCGCGGTGCTCACGGTCGACCTGGCCGAGCGGCACGTCGAGATCGTGCTGCGCGACGCCGACGGACAGCGGCGGCTCACCGGGGTCGAGGAGATCATCGATGCTTGA
- a CDS encoding arylsulfatase: protein MTRVGLLHTVPALAPGFDERVRAAVPGSDVVHLVQAQLLSLAVAQSPDVPELTRAACRALVGLDCDAILVTCSSIGEVATTSIREGATSQDADLPVPVLRVDAPMAAEAARIAAAAGPGSRIVVLATQPSTLGPSGRLVTDAATRRPEDRLSVDTVLVEGAAAALARGERPEHDRLLLAAAAEAQERCAVIVLAQASMVAAFDGADVSVPVLSSPESGVAALAALLAEQGDGS, encoded by the coding sequence ATGACCCGCGTCGGCCTGCTGCACACGGTGCCGGCGCTCGCGCCCGGCTTCGACGAGCGCGTCCGCGCGGCGGTCCCCGGCAGCGACGTCGTCCACCTGGTGCAGGCACAGTTGCTGTCGCTCGCGGTGGCGCAGTCGCCCGACGTGCCCGAGCTGACGCGGGCGGCGTGCCGCGCGCTGGTGGGCCTCGACTGCGACGCGATCCTCGTGACGTGCTCCTCGATCGGAGAGGTCGCCACTACGTCGATCCGCGAGGGCGCCACATCACAGGACGCGGATCTGCCCGTCCCGGTGCTGCGCGTGGACGCTCCGATGGCCGCCGAGGCGGCGCGCATCGCCGCCGCGGCCGGGCCTGGGAGCCGGATTGTCGTCCTGGCCACCCAGCCGTCCACGCTCGGCCCCTCGGGCCGGCTCGTCACCGACGCGGCCACCCGCCGCCCCGAGGACCGGCTGTCGGTCGACACCGTGCTGGTCGAGGGCGCCGCCGCGGCGCTCGCGCGCGGCGAGCGGCCCGAGCACGACCGCCTGCTGCTCGCCGCCGCGGCCGAGGCCCAGGAGCGCTGCGCCGTCATCGTGCTCGCCCAGGCCTCGATGGTCGCGGCCTTCGACGGGGCCGACGTGAGCGTGCCGGTGCTGTCGTCGCCCGAGTCCGGCGTCGCCGCGCTGGCCGCGTTGCTGGCCGAGCAGGGGGACGGGTCGTGA